The following coding sequences are from one Leptolyngbya sp. NIES-3755 window:
- a CDS encoding chromosome segregation protein SMC (similar to AA sequence:cyanobase_aa:LBDG_47100), whose translation MYVKRVELTNFKSFGGTTPIPLLPGFTVISGPNGSGKSNLLDALLFCLGLAGSKGMRAERLPDLVNHTQATKGRSTVEAAVTTVFDLSDELDLFNALVNPDEANADVSLNEPQNENDYKTEPDTVYELNGNGNGSGNAEWSVTRKLRVTQQGTYTSNYYINGEPCTLTELHEQLDRMRIYPEGYNVVLQGDVTRIISMNGRERREIIDELAGVASFDRKINQAKDKLDAVKDQEDKFHIVERELIEQRDRLAQDRIKAEKYKKLRSEVQAKEQWEIVIRYEQAAQGVRKLQEQIHSGEKEIADLTEQVAAIDIQIGTIEAELERLNAHVRSLGEEELLALQSTIATREAELRQLERQQEDLQKASEDLIANLGKYQRELQENQQALAALTQEKHSIETQELIRATQERNQTRELLDRKRDEANASAANADAWVQEQTQLHHHIDTLAKSLEPQRTEQAALQEKTNQLGQKVQEQTESLRATTAQLNEKQIEESDLAERLNTVMVQIQSGAVALSGVEQELQIQRQTQTRLIEEQRDKQRKLDKLEAQTQAVQEAQGTQASQVILKMGLTGVCGLVAELGQVNSRYQLALETAAGARLANIVVEDDAIAAAAIDILKQRRAGRATFLPLNKLNPPHIPNQATLRSMQGCIGYAINLIEFEERYHDVFAYVFGTTVVFETLNDARRHIGQYRIVTLDGELLEASGAMTGGSSGQRSSLRFGTGHAAESPELAALRRRLQEIDQILGHCEGAIAKATIAQTDRTRALNEARQQHRELELKLEQTRKDLKRLETEQIQLTGALEKNQQELSAAQSRLEILDREIPIEEAQLERLRTNLAELEQSQSHSEWQQIQAGLRSLESSLSEKELAVRAIEQRSLDIETRYQRLQEKIEQGQIRVQESRSQQTLQLQQRSENSAQQTVVNTQITELRNQMAELDKTLGEERAKRDAVDRQLRELQTRRQQHIWQRDQNHQTIQARREQLVIEQAQLATQSAELPDPIPEVPEGITRDLGQLQHEIRSMQKRLQAMEPVNMLALEEYDRTQARLDELTEKLETLQEERTELLLRIENFTTLRQRAFMEAYEAVDINFQKIFATLSDGDGRLQLEDPNDPFNGGLNLIAHPKGKPVQRLASMSGGEKSLTALSFIFALQRYRPSPFYAFDEVDMFLDGANVERLAKMIKQQAQQAQFIVVSLRRPMIESAQRTIGVTQARGAFTQVLGIKLPQSV comes from the coding sequence GTGTACGTCAAGCGCGTTGAACTGACTAACTTCAAATCCTTTGGCGGCACAACGCCGATTCCGTTGCTGCCAGGATTTACTGTGATTTCAGGACCAAATGGCTCAGGAAAGTCGAATCTGCTCGATGCGTTGCTGTTTTGTTTGGGTTTGGCAGGCTCGAAGGGAATGCGGGCAGAACGATTGCCCGATCTGGTGAATCACACACAGGCAACAAAAGGTCGATCGACAGTCGAAGCAGCAGTCACAACGGTATTTGATCTCTCAGATGAATTGGATTTGTTCAATGCGTTGGTCAATCCAGATGAAGCAAATGCGGATGTTTCGCTCAACGAACCACAAAACGAGAATGATTACAAAACTGAACCGGATACTGTTTATGAGTTAAACGGGAATGGAAACGGTTCGGGAAATGCTGAGTGGAGTGTGACTCGGAAGCTGCGAGTAACGCAGCAGGGAACGTATACGTCAAACTATTACATCAATGGTGAACCCTGTACGCTAACTGAATTACACGAACAGCTAGACCGAATGAGAATTTATCCTGAAGGCTATAACGTTGTGCTTCAGGGGGATGTCACCCGAATCATTTCAATGAATGGTCGGGAGCGGCGCGAGATTATTGATGAATTAGCGGGAGTCGCATCGTTCGATCGCAAAATTAATCAAGCGAAAGACAAGCTCGATGCGGTTAAAGATCAGGAAGATAAATTCCACATTGTTGAACGAGAATTAATTGAACAACGCGATCGATTAGCGCAAGACCGGATCAAAGCCGAGAAATACAAGAAACTCCGCTCTGAAGTTCAAGCAAAAGAACAATGGGAAATCGTTATTCGCTACGAGCAAGCGGCTCAGGGCGTTCGGAAGTTACAGGAACAAATTCACTCTGGTGAAAAAGAGATTGCAGATTTGACCGAGCAAGTTGCCGCGATCGACATTCAAATCGGCACGATCGAGGCTGAGTTAGAACGGCTCAATGCTCATGTGCGATCGCTCGGTGAAGAAGAACTCCTCGCTTTGCAATCGACGATCGCGACACGAGAAGCTGAATTGCGCCAACTCGAACGGCAACAGGAAGATTTACAGAAAGCAAGTGAAGACCTGATCGCAAATCTTGGAAAATATCAGCGAGAACTTCAGGAAAATCAGCAAGCTTTAGCAGCACTGACTCAAGAGAAACACTCGATCGAGACTCAAGAGCTAATTCGAGCGACACAAGAACGGAATCAGACGCGAGAATTGCTCGATCGTAAACGTGATGAAGCCAACGCCTCGGCTGCGAATGCGGATGCGTGGGTGCAAGAACAAACTCAGTTACACCACCACATCGATACGCTGGCAAAATCTTTAGAGCCTCAGCGGACAGAACAGGCTGCACTACAAGAGAAAACAAACCAACTCGGTCAAAAAGTTCAAGAGCAAACGGAATCACTCAGAGCAACAACGGCTCAATTGAATGAGAAACAGATTGAAGAGAGCGATTTAGCAGAGCGATTGAATACGGTAATGGTACAAATTCAATCAGGAGCAGTAGCACTTTCGGGAGTCGAACAAGAATTACAAATCCAACGTCAAACTCAAACTCGATTAATCGAAGAACAACGCGATAAACAACGCAAACTAGACAAGTTAGAAGCACAAACGCAAGCGGTTCAAGAAGCGCAAGGAACACAGGCTTCACAAGTCATTCTCAAAATGGGATTGACCGGAGTTTGTGGCTTGGTTGCAGAGTTAGGACAAGTTAATTCTCGATATCAGCTTGCTCTAGAAACCGCAGCGGGAGCGAGATTGGCAAATATTGTGGTCGAAGATGACGCGATCGCAGCAGCAGCGATCGACATTCTCAAACAGAGACGTGCTGGACGTGCCACATTCCTGCCGCTGAACAAACTCAATCCGCCGCATATTCCGAATCAAGCAACCCTGCGATCGATGCAAGGTTGTATCGGTTACGCCATTAACTTGATCGAATTTGAAGAGCGCTATCACGATGTATTCGCTTACGTGTTCGGCACAACCGTTGTGTTTGAAACGCTGAATGATGCTCGGAGACATATCGGGCAGTATCGGATTGTCACCTTAGATGGAGAATTGCTCGAAGCGAGTGGAGCAATGACTGGGGGAAGTAGCGGACAGAGATCGTCGTTGCGATTCGGAACAGGTCACGCCGCAGAATCCCCAGAATTAGCCGCATTGCGCCGCCGACTGCAAGAAATTGATCAAATTCTCGGACATTGTGAAGGCGCGATCGCGAAAGCTACGATCGCACAAACCGATCGCACTAGAGCTTTGAACGAAGCTCGTCAACAACATCGAGAACTTGAACTCAAACTCGAACAAACTCGGAAAGATCTGAAGCGTCTCGAAACCGAGCAGATTCAACTCACAGGCGCGTTAGAGAAGAATCAGCAAGAACTGTCTGCGGCTCAATCTCGTTTGGAAATTCTCGATCGTGAAATTCCAATTGAAGAAGCGCAACTAGAACGGTTAAGAACAAATCTGGCTGAACTTGAACAGTCTCAATCTCACAGCGAATGGCAGCAAATTCAGGCAGGATTGCGATCGCTAGAATCTAGCCTCAGCGAAAAAGAACTCGCAGTCAGAGCCATTGAACAGCGATCTCTAGACATCGAAACCCGATATCAACGCTTGCAAGAGAAAATCGAACAGGGACAAATTCGGGTTCAAGAATCGCGATCGCAACAAACACTACAACTGCAACAGCGATCGGAGAATTCGGCTCAACAAACAGTCGTGAATACCCAGATAACCGAACTGCGAAATCAAATGGCAGAACTGGACAAAACACTGGGCGAAGAAAGAGCGAAACGGGATGCCGTCGATCGACAATTGCGCGAACTCCAAACTCGTCGCCAGCAGCACATTTGGCAACGCGACCAGAATCACCAAACCATTCAAGCCCGCCGCGAACAACTTGTGATCGAGCAGGCACAACTCGCAACTCAAAGCGCTGAACTTCCCGATCCAATTCCTGAAGTTCCTGAAGGTATCACTCGCGATTTGGGACAACTTCAGCACGAAATTCGATCGATGCAAAAACGATTGCAGGCAATGGAACCTGTGAATATGTTGGCATTGGAAGAATACGATCGAACTCAAGCCCGTTTAGACGAACTCACCGAAAAACTCGAAACGCTGCAAGAAGAACGCACCGAACTTTTACTGCGAATCGAGAACTTTACAACGTTGAGACAACGTGCCTTTATGGAAGCTTACGAAGCCGTGGATATCAACTTCCAAAAAATCTTCGCCACGTTATCAGATGGAGATGGACGACTTCAGCTTGAAGATCCGAACGATCCCTTTAATGGTGGTTTGAACCTGATCGCACACCCAAAAGGCAAGCCCGTTCAGCGATTAGCCTCCATGTCTGGGGGCGAAAAATCCCTCACTGCGTTGAGTTTCATCTTTGCGCTACAGCGGTATCGACCCTCGCCATTCTACGCATTCGACGAGGTAGATATGTTCCTCGACGGAGCAAACGTGGAGCGATTAGCTAAAATGATCAAGCAGCAAGCACAACAAGCCCAATTTATTGTGGTCAGCTTGCGGCGACCGATGATCGAATCTGCTCAACGCACGATCGGGGTTACACAAGCGCGAGGAGCCTTCACCCAAGTCCTGGGAATTAAGCTGCCTCAGAGCGTTTAA
- a CDS encoding PRC-barrel protein (similar to AA sequence:cyanobase_aa:LBDG_47110) yields MTEEFRQRSDILGTQVITRSNGKRLGVVSQLWVDIDSQEVVALSLRPNLLYGTAQPMMLSSIRQIGDVILVDDEDVIEDIDLESYSNLIGCEVITENGELLGKVRGFRFNIDTGKLDNLVIASIGLPLIPDQVVSTYELPVTEIVSSGTDRIIVIEGSENRMNQLSVGVLERLGIGRAPWEREEAQYLAPAQPSNQLPSGQPTPMEVRPRIQEPIEQTWDPDESDYDEPEPIPLRREQEPPRQRYQQAEVYSPPPVYNDEDDDGNWDDEDETENWGLSRTESTPEYDDEEYDDTYVDAEDDAIAVDFEEVTMEPPAPPESFEPGNLDEDPWAETTAEETEKTEEPESQPLPDLNAISKAQKQKQPEYEEEGY; encoded by the coding sequence ATGACAGAAGAATTTCGCCAACGCTCCGACATACTTGGAACTCAGGTGATTACGCGCAGCAACGGAAAGCGGCTCGGCGTGGTGAGTCAGCTTTGGGTGGATATTGACTCTCAGGAAGTCGTCGCCCTTAGTTTGCGCCCGAATCTGTTGTACGGCACAGCTCAACCGATGATGCTCTCCAGCATTCGTCAGATCGGAGATGTGATTCTGGTCGATGACGAGGACGTGATCGAAGATATCGATTTGGAAAGTTACAGCAATTTGATCGGGTGCGAAGTCATTACCGAAAACGGAGAACTACTCGGTAAAGTGCGCGGCTTCCGATTCAATATCGATACAGGTAAACTCGATAATTTGGTCATTGCGTCGATCGGGCTTCCCCTCATTCCCGATCAAGTCGTCAGCACTTACGAACTTCCTGTTACCGAAATTGTCAGTAGCGGAACCGATCGCATTATCGTGATCGAAGGTTCCGAAAATCGGATGAATCAGCTTAGCGTCGGTGTTCTGGAACGTTTAGGAATCGGTAGAGCACCGTGGGAACGCGAAGAAGCTCAATATCTTGCGCCCGCTCAACCTTCTAATCAGCTTCCTTCCGGTCAACCGACTCCAATGGAAGTGCGCCCTCGAATTCAAGAACCGATCGAACAAACTTGGGACCCGGATGAATCAGATTACGACGAGCCAGAACCAATTCCACTCCGTCGTGAACAAGAGCCACCCCGTCAGCGCTATCAGCAAGCTGAAGTGTACTCGCCACCTCCCGTCTACAACGATGAAGACGATGACGGAAATTGGGACGACGAAGACGAAACCGAAAATTGGGGACTCTCCAGAACCGAGAGCACTCCTGAATATGACGACGAAGAATACGACGATACGTATGTCGATGCTGAAGACGATGCGATCGCTGTAGATTTCGAGGAAGTCACAATGGAGCCGCCCGCGCCCCCAGAAAGCTTTGAACCGGGTAATCTCGACGAAGATCCTTGGGCAGAGACGACCGCAGAAGAAACTGAGAAAACGGAAGAGCCAGAGAGTCAACCTTTACCCGACCTCAACGCAATCTCCAAAGCTCAGAAGCAAAAACAACCTGAATACGAAGAAGAAGGCTACTAA
- a CDS encoding hypothetical protein (conserved hypothetical protein;~similar to AA sequence:cyanobase_aa:AM1_3941), translating to MSAHDLNSPTVSHPLAHGHTFTSPGGHFMYRVIGPCCRLFDREQLPYPCCRIEWHGKEPSWRRIGRRFVVDLASRNSPSYNVEIVGREAHNPVVLTLYWIKLPQPLKEWWHSSKPATAASTNLISAEDIKIEG from the coding sequence ATGTCTGCCCATGATTTGAATTCGCCCACTGTGTCGCATCCGCTCGCTCATGGGCATACCTTCACAAGCCCCGGTGGTCATTTTATGTATCGTGTGATCGGTCCTTGTTGCCGATTATTCGATCGAGAACAACTCCCTTACCCCTGTTGCCGCATCGAATGGCATGGAAAAGAACCAAGCTGGCGACGGATTGGACGCAGATTCGTGGTCGATTTGGCTTCTCGAAATAGTCCATCCTATAACGTCGAAATCGTTGGACGAGAGGCGCATAATCCCGTCGTTCTGACGCTTTATTGGATTAAATTGCCTCAGCCTCTCAAAGAATGGTGGCATTCAAGCAAACCCGCTACAGCCGCGTCTACTAATCTCATTTCGGCTGAAGACATCAAAATCGAAGGATAA
- a CDS encoding hypothetical protein (similar to AA sequence:cyanobase_aa:LBDG_47120), whose product MQYSVHPPSEFIAAHSEKLLPEWSHPIRSIVVVLQPADRELTERCWETDLQKQKLRSQFLEFGLKVAESLKDHLVELFDPKTGFPVLSGAGSLRLDDVAVVRSTLGYTIAPVGNCLTIVHPLWGSAVYPSILMSSAEMRLVDAAVAGLLECHHSLRG is encoded by the coding sequence ATGCAATATTCTGTCCATCCACCGAGTGAATTTATTGCTGCACATTCTGAAAAGTTATTGCCAGAATGGTCGCATCCAATTCGCTCGATCGTGGTGGTGTTGCAACCTGCCGATCGAGAACTGACTGAACGATGTTGGGAAACCGATTTGCAAAAACAAAAATTGCGATCGCAGTTTCTCGAATTCGGCTTGAAAGTGGCAGAATCGCTCAAAGATCATTTAGTTGAATTATTTGATCCAAAGACTGGATTTCCGGTTTTGTCAGGAGCGGGATCGTTGCGATTGGATGATGTCGCGGTTGTTCGATCAACGCTTGGATATACGATCGCGCCTGTGGGAAATTGTTTAACGATCGTGCACCCGCTCTGGGGTAGTGCCGTTTATCCTTCGATTTTGATGTCTTCAGCCGAAATGAGATTAGTAGACGCGGCTGTAGCGGGTTTGCTTGAATGCCACCATTCTTTGAGAGGCTGA
- a CDS encoding DNA methylase N-4/N-6 domain protein (similar to AA sequence:cyanobase_aa:LBDG_47130), producing MRQFDSAIDHLKSSTDSNQNAHLFYDHNNGQLWIGDAVEWLKSLPSESIDLVFSDPPYNLKKAEWDTFESQRSYVEWSMQWIEQVARILKPTGTFYICGFSEILADLKLPASEFFQGCRWLIWHYKNKANLSNDWGRSHESILHFRKSKKFRLSVENIRTRYNDHTLKYPEHPQALTSQYGNGKPKLWHPHPKGAKPRDVVEIPTTCNGMNEKTPHPTQKPEELIRKFVLASSQRGDRILDPFIGSGTTAVVAEQLGRKWLGCDRHSEYLTWAIPRIESAEHKSDEDWFWHDRDREERRSKNRETS from the coding sequence ATGCGGCAATTTGATTCAGCTATTGATCATCTTAAATCGTCAACCGATTCTAATCAAAACGCTCATCTTTTCTACGATCATAATAACGGTCAGCTTTGGATTGGAGACGCGGTGGAATGGTTGAAATCCCTCCCTTCAGAGTCGATCGATTTAGTATTTTCCGACCCTCCCTATAACTTGAAAAAAGCCGAATGGGATACATTTGAATCACAGCGATCGTATGTTGAATGGTCGATGCAATGGATCGAACAAGTTGCCCGAATTCTAAAGCCAACCGGAACGTTTTATATCTGCGGCTTTTCAGAAATTTTGGCAGATCTAAAACTCCCCGCTTCTGAGTTTTTCCAAGGTTGTCGCTGGCTGATTTGGCACTACAAAAACAAAGCCAACTTATCGAATGATTGGGGTCGATCGCACGAAAGCATTTTGCATTTTCGTAAATCTAAAAAATTCAGGCTTTCTGTTGAGAACATCCGCACTCGTTACAACGATCACACCCTAAAATACCCCGAACATCCGCAAGCTCTAACCAGTCAATACGGCAACGGAAAACCGAAACTCTGGCATCCTCACCCAAAAGGAGCCAAACCCCGTGACGTGGTCGAAATTCCCACAACTTGCAACGGAATGAATGAGAAAACGCCTCATCCCACTCAAAAGCCTGAAGAATTAATCCGAAAATTTGTTCTTGCTTCTTCTCAGAGAGGCGATCGCATTCTCGATCCTTTTATCGGCTCCGGAACAACTGCCGTCGTTGCAGAACAACTTGGACGCAAGTGGCTTGGTTGCGATCGACACTCTGAATACTTAACTTGGGCAATCCCACGAATCGAATCTGCTGAACACAAAAGCGACGAAGACTGGTTTTGGCACGATCGCGATCGTGAAGAACGACGTTCAAAAAATCGCGAAACATCCTAA
- a CDS encoding hypothetical protein (similar to AA sequence:cyanobase_aa:LBDG_47140), whose translation MTLPIAILGSIVGFVLLVMLLLEAQYRQRPTHTLELTSGKWELAVYEPQRYVLVGQLELQNLARNLEVMTPRMNADVKLLSEGSLDHISIKTRIIPRFKDAEAREDGYWEGRVVKLKARDPLEVIIEIEGPNLSELKVAWIQLNYVAYGSQGWKPKVRHVIVPLKFPSIEESKRWRPATNSDILPIKTHLLTHLDDPVSVVKRYVMPHAQPGDIVTIGESPVAIMQGRYRDPREIKPGWLATRLCYMFHPTSSLATACGMQTLIDIEGPVRVLGAFIIGSIAKLFGRKGVFYQLAGEQARLIDDVTGTIPPYDQFIVLGPADPQEVVDKIYQETGLSAAIVDVNDLKAVKILAASKGVSMALLKQALITNPAGNANEQTPVVLIRPTDATAKPSTVGLQSVNQP comes from the coding sequence GTGACACTACCCATCGCCATACTCGGAAGCATTGTCGGATTTGTTTTACTGGTGATGTTGCTACTCGAAGCTCAATATCGGCAGCGTCCCACCCACACGCTAGAACTCACTTCAGGCAAATGGGAATTGGCAGTGTATGAGCCGCAACGATACGTCTTAGTCGGACAGCTAGAACTGCAAAATCTCGCTCGCAATCTAGAAGTCATGACTCCCAGAATGAATGCCGATGTGAAGCTTCTTTCCGAGGGCAGTCTCGACCATATCAGCATCAAAACCCGCATCATTCCTCGTTTCAAAGATGCTGAGGCGCGAGAAGATGGCTATTGGGAAGGTCGCGTCGTCAAACTCAAAGCCCGTGATCCGCTTGAAGTCATCATCGAGATCGAAGGTCCGAATCTCAGCGAACTTAAAGTTGCCTGGATTCAATTGAATTATGTTGCCTACGGTTCCCAAGGTTGGAAGCCCAAAGTTCGTCATGTGATCGTGCCGCTGAAATTCCCCTCGATCGAAGAGTCCAAACGCTGGCGACCTGCAACCAATTCCGACATCCTCCCAATCAAAACGCATTTGCTCACTCACTTAGATGATCCCGTTAGCGTCGTGAAACGTTACGTCATGCCTCACGCGCAGCCCGGTGACATTGTGACGATCGGCGAATCTCCAGTCGCGATTATGCAAGGACGCTATCGTGATCCTCGTGAGATCAAACCGGGCTGGTTGGCGACTCGTCTCTGCTACATGTTCCATCCGACTTCTAGTTTGGCGACCGCTTGCGGAATGCAGACTTTGATTGATATCGAAGGACCTGTCCGAGTATTGGGCGCGTTTATCATTGGCTCGATCGCGAAACTCTTCGGTCGCAAAGGCGTGTTCTATCAACTTGCAGGCGAACAAGCCCGATTAATCGATGATGTCACCGGAACCATTCCCCCGTATGACCAATTCATCGTCTTAGGACCCGCAGATCCTCAAGAAGTTGTCGATAAGATTTACCAAGAAACGGGACTTTCTGCGGCAATTGTCGATGTCAACGACTTGAAAGCAGTTAAAATATTAGCAGCGTCCAAAGGTGTCTCGATGGCATTGCTCAAGCAGGCACTTATTACGAATCCCGCAGGCAACGCCAACGAACAAACTCCCGTGGTACTCATCCGACCCACCGACGCGACCGCAAAACCATCTACCGTTGGGCTGCAATCGGTGAATCAACCTTAA
- a CDS encoding GCN5-related N-acetyltransferase (similar to AA sequence:cyanobase_aa:LBDG_47150) produces MPRLPQTSNTLVRPVQYRDLDAIDQLTQHSPEHELPHCSAVREKSVSIRHWFGVMKLLSLLPSPVQNLPCVHVAEVNQRIQGMIQVSPFNRTRSTWRVDRVVVAPAIVNSDDSEAQVLTKVDLGSLLIRFCLERIWQARTWVLEIDVNDKAALDLYRHNGFQPLANMTYWAISSEQLQELAEREPDLPNLLPVSNADAQLLYQLDTMAMPPLVRQVFDRHVQDFKTSVFGSLVEWAKQVLTRTEVVSGYVFEPQRKAAIGYFQLHLCRDGSQPHIAHLTVNPAYTWLYPELMAQMARIMQDLPAQSLQMASPDYQPEREAYLDSIGADRIGHTLLMSRSVWHKVRETKSIAEGLQLAEMLQNLQPARKPVPGRISMLKSVKLPAPDQKAQETDKPTVQELMQAAQEPPSEDPCC; encoded by the coding sequence ATGCCTCGACTTCCTCAGACTTCTAACACGCTCGTCCGCCCCGTTCAATACCGGGATCTTGACGCGATCGACCAACTGACGCAGCACTCTCCCGAACACGAGTTGCCGCACTGTTCTGCTGTGCGTGAAAAGAGTGTGTCGATCCGACACTGGTTCGGCGTGATGAAGCTCCTGAGCCTCTTACCGAGTCCTGTTCAGAATCTCCCTTGTGTTCACGTTGCTGAAGTGAATCAGCGAATTCAGGGGATGATTCAGGTGTCGCCATTTAATCGGACTCGCAGTACGTGGAGAGTTGATCGAGTAGTCGTGGCTCCTGCGATCGTCAATTCCGATGATAGTGAAGCTCAAGTTCTAACCAAAGTCGATCTCGGCTCTCTCCTAATTCGCTTTTGTCTCGAACGAATTTGGCAAGCTCGCACCTGGGTTCTCGAAATCGATGTGAACGATAAAGCCGCTCTAGATCTCTATCGTCACAACGGTTTTCAACCTTTAGCCAACATGACCTATTGGGCGATTTCGTCTGAGCAACTTCAAGAACTTGCAGAACGAGAACCCGATCTGCCGAATTTGCTCCCGGTGAGTAACGCTGATGCTCAATTGCTGTATCAACTCGATACGATGGCGATGCCGCCTCTAGTACGGCAGGTGTTCGATCGACATGTTCAGGATTTCAAAACCAGCGTATTCGGTAGCCTGGTCGAGTGGGCAAAACAAGTCCTCACCCGTACCGAAGTTGTGAGTGGCTATGTGTTTGAACCGCAACGAAAGGCAGCGATCGGATATTTCCAACTCCACTTATGCCGCGACGGTTCACAGCCTCACATTGCTCATCTGACGGTAAATCCAGCCTATACCTGGCTCTATCCCGAACTGATGGCACAGATGGCGCGGATCATGCAGGATCTTCCTGCCCAATCTCTACAGATGGCATCCCCAGATTATCAACCCGAACGTGAGGCATATCTTGATAGCATTGGAGCCGATCGCATTGGTCACACGCTCTTGATGTCTCGTTCTGTCTGGCACAAAGTCCGGGAAACGAAATCGATCGCGGAAGGTCTTCAACTCGCAGAAATGCTGCAAAATCTCCAACCCGCTCGTAAACCTGTACCGGGACGAATTTCGATGTTGAAATCGGTTAAGCTTCCAGCACCCGACCAGAAAGCTCAAGAAACCGACAAGCCAACCGTTCAAGAGTTAATGCAAGCCGCACAAGAACCTCCTAGCGAAGATCCCTGTTGCTAA
- a CDS encoding Holliday junction resolvase-like protein (similar to AA sequence:cyanobase_aa:LBDG_47160) — MERVAALGLDVGKKRIGVAGCDGTGLIATGLTTITRKSYPQTIEDLRQIVRDRNVEILVLGLPYSMDGSIGKQAIHVQKFGETISKALSLPIEYVDERLTSYQAEQSMIADGISLRDNKGVIDRRAAAVILQQWLDDRRTKRNLQSLEKLDSN; from the coding sequence ATGGAAAGAGTTGCAGCCCTGGGACTAGATGTGGGGAAAAAACGCATCGGCGTTGCAGGCTGTGACGGAACTGGATTAATTGCAACCGGACTCACCACGATTACGCGCAAATCGTACCCACAGACGATCGAGGATTTGCGTCAGATTGTTCGCGATCGCAATGTCGAAATTCTCGTACTTGGACTGCCGTACTCAATGGACGGCTCGATCGGGAAACAAGCCATTCATGTCCAAAAATTCGGGGAAACGATTTCTAAAGCGCTGTCTTTACCGATCGAATACGTAGATGAGCGATTAACCAGCTATCAGGCGGAACAGTCAATGATCGCGGACGGGATTTCGCTGCGGGACAATAAGGGAGTTATCGATCGTAGAGCCGCCGCCGTTATTCTTCAGCAATGGCTTGACGATCGACGGACAAAACGGAATTTACAAAGCTTAGAAAAATTAGATAGTAATTAA
- a CDS encoding hypothetical protein (similar to AA sequence:cyanobase_aa:Ava_2848), which produces MDILIESTRDFEKDISKLSSHEKANTVKKINDCASEFSAQNAHVYRELHRLPTSSGLNGYESSLYTLEVSEDLRVILSVDEDPIFGQVIFTLFRVVSPDNVDKAYQDVAAALYQEILHHSQEIAPIS; this is translated from the coding sequence ATGGACATTCTAATTGAATCAACTAGAGATTTTGAGAAAGATATTAGTAAGCTGAGTAGCCATGAGAAAGCCAACACAGTCAAGAAAATCAACGACTGTGCCAGCGAGTTTTCTGCTCAAAACGCCCATGTTTATCGTGAGCTTCATCGTCTCCCTACATCATCAGGGCTGAATGGTTATGAATCCTCCTTGTATACGCTAGAGGTTTCAGAAGACTTAAGGGTAATTTTGTCTGTGGATGAAGACCCAATTTTTGGGCAGGTCATTTTTACTCTTTTCCGAGTCGTCAGTCCTGATAATGTTGATAAAGCATATCAAGATGTAGCAGCGGCTCTGTATCAAGAGATTCTCCATCACAGTCAAGAAATCGCCCCAATCTCGTAG
- a CDS encoding hypothetical protein (similar to AA sequence:cyanobase_aa:Ava_2847) gives MAKTLTLQDQYGIIYQAMEILPDDSLKIGFLEALAELENNECHRTRKFPKTRLHKVKGVKQAIYRADIDKMSGWRIHIQYVDGQIHLKDIIEGQKHDDVLEVIKSKKSRYE, from the coding sequence ATGGCGAAAACTTTGACTCTTCAGGATCAGTATGGAATCATTTATCAGGCAATGGAGATTTTGCCAGACGACTCATTAAAGATTGGATTTCTTGAAGCCTTAGCAGAGCTTGAAAATAACGAATGTCACAGAACAAGAAAATTTCCAAAAACAAGACTGCACAAAGTAAAAGGTGTAAAGCAAGCGATTTACCGTGCTGATATCGATAAGATGTCAGGCTGGCGAATTCACATTCAATATGTGGATGGGCAAATTCACCTGAAGGACATTATCGAAGGACAAAAACATGATGATGTTCTTGAAGTGATCAAATCCAAGAAATCCCGCTATGAGTGA